From the Deinococcus radiophilus genome, one window contains:
- a CDS encoding helix-turn-helix domain-containing protein, which yields MLRGLRAGVLEWDGLGEVPAQEGFDVLHQLLAVVMRPEMREALKDLPDAPEYPQRRNRSFEDFSLAGRRALIERLAYLVQDWPWRFSGAVRAAALTRRPLVANMPQIPSWYDVVAEQFSQANGRRAYKVTPLVPHLTSAEIAAYRDAAPTEIEGRRWTVIWHYTQQPQKLPVARKLGLSWQFVHNTVTKYNARGPESLMDVRRGRELRSKRLLNAEQEQELRALIDSSPKRLSNEQLADWFEAQIGKRPDATTLWMYRRGGSHSHKGRRAD from the coding sequence ATGCTGCGAGGCCTGCGAGCCGGAGTGCTGGAATGGGACGGTCTGGGTGAAGTACCTGCTCAGGAGGGCTTTGACGTGCTTCATCAGTTGCTTGCGGTAGTGATGCGTCCCGAAATGCGCGAGGCACTGAAAGACCTGCCAGATGCCCCGGAGTATCCACAGCGGCGCAACCGCTCCTTTGAGGACTTCTCTTTGGCTGGTAGGCGGGCCCTCATAGAGCGGCTAGCCTATCTGGTGCAGGACTGGCCCTGGCGGTTCTCAGGAGCGGTCAGGGCAGCGGCGTTGACCCGCAGGCCCCTGGTGGCCAACATGCCTCAGATTCCTTCTTGGTACGACGTGGTGGCCGAACAGTTCAGTCAGGCGAATGGACGGCGGGCCTATAAGGTGACTCCACTGGTGCCACACCTGACTTCGGCTGAGATTGCGGCTTACCGGGATGCCGCCCCAACGGAGATCGAGGGGCGGCGCTGGACAGTGATCTGGCATTACACACAGCAACCGCAGAAGCTGCCAGTGGCCCGGAAGTTAGGGCTGAGCTGGCAGTTTGTACATAACACGGTAACCAAGTACAACGCGCGCGGGCCAGAGTCGCTCATGGATGTGCGGCGAGGGCGGGAGCTTCGTAGCAAGAGACTGCTAAATGCAGAGCAGGAACAGGAGTTACGTGCCCTCATTGACTCTTCCCCCAAGCGGCTAAGCAATGAGCAACTGGCCGACTGGTTTGAAGCTCAAATCGGCAAGCGCCCTGATGCGACGACACTATGGATGTATCGCCGTGGGGGCAGTCACTCACACAAGGGAAGGCGAGCCGACTAA